Sequence from the Mycobacterium florentinum genome:
CGTTTGCCTTGAGGATGACGACCTTGATCTCTCTGTCGCGGTCGGCCTCGTGCAGACATTCGTCGACTTCCGTGACGAGGACGGCATCCTTGGTATTGGCCTTGTCGACCCGATTCAAAATGATCCGCGCAATCGGCGGTTCGCGTTCATAGATGACCGCGTCGAGCTCGCGCCGCTCCATTATCGGGACATTACCCTCCCGGCAACTCATTTAGCGGTTGCGTGATCTTGCGGTGAGGAGTGAGGTGTATTGAGTGCGCACCTGGCTGCGCCACGGCCGACATTGCGACGACGAGTGGAGCTGGTTATGGCGACCCCTGCGGACCGCGCAGCCCAGCTGGACCTGGTGGCCAGGCTCAAATCCGCCTACCCGGAACTTCCGGACGCGCCGACGCCGGATCTCATCGATCACGACCGATTCGCCGCATACGCGAAGACCCCGCACGACGTCGGCGGGGAACCCGACGCGCCGATCAAGTACGAGAACAAGCAGTACGAGATCTGGGAAGAGAACACCTACATCATGTGTGAGGTGCTCGGCTGGCGGGGCATCTGGCTGTCGGAGGAACGGCGCCGGATGGGCAATGTCGACCTCGGCCGCGCCATCTATCTTGGTCTGCCCTACTACGTGCGCTGGTTGCTCGCCGTGGTGCGCGTCCTCGTCGAGAAGCACCACATCGGGGTGAGCGAGCTGGCCGAGCGCATGGTCGAGGTCAAGGCCCGGTATGAGGG
This genomic interval carries:
- a CDS encoding SH3-like domain-containing protein, whose translation is MATPADRAAQLDLVARLKSAYPELPDAPTPDLIDHDRFAAYAKTPHDVGGEPDAPIKYENKQYEIWEENTYIMCEVLGWRGIWLSEERRRMGNVDLGRAIYLGLPYYVRWLLAVVRVLVEKHHIGVSELAERMVEVKARYEGGLQGKPLEAKPKFEGDPATVKRNEHHIHAVGKGDPQVFAGQAGEPKFRVGDKVVVKDLPILLYTRTQEYVRGAQGEIAVVTYESPAAEDETWAGPDQKPEWFYIVRFNLSELWHGYTGPTNDTLQTEIPQRWLEAVERTSA